A section of the Carya illinoinensis cultivar Pawnee chromosome 12, C.illinoinensisPawnee_v1, whole genome shotgun sequence genome encodes:
- the LOC122289258 gene encoding ankyrin repeat-containing protein NPR4-like produces MATSCTVVGALIITIMFAAAFTNPGGNNQETGLPILMHDKLFKLFIVTGSISLFSSSTSVLMFLGILTSRYAEEDFLRSLPRKMIIGLFALFFSIATMMIAFSAALLLMFRGKYRIVIPIISLAGVPIILFVLVQFRLLVDMLVSTYGSGIFDRKMKPWF; encoded by the coding sequence ATGGCAACTTCTTGTACTGTTGTTGGCGCTCTCATCATTACCATTATGTTTGCGGCAGCATTTACCAATCCTGGTGGTAACAACCAAGAAACAGGCTTGCCAATTCTCATGCATGACAAACTATTCAAACTCTTTATAGtaactggttctatatcattattttcttcCTCGACTTCAGTATTGATGTTTTTAGGAATTCTTACATCGCGTTATGCAGAAGAAGACTTTCTTAGATCCTTGCCCAGAAAGATGATTATAGGCCTTTTTGCTCTCTTCTTCTCTATTGCAACCATGATGATAGCCTTTTCTGCTGCTCTTTTACTTATGTTTCGTGGAAAATATAGGATCGTCATTCCTATCATTAGTTTGGCTGGTGTTCCCATTATTCTATTTGTATTGGTACAATTTCGCCTTCTTGTTGACATGCTTGTTTCAACCTATGGATCAGGCATCTTTGATAGAAAAATGAAACcttggttttaa